The genome window TGATGCacccaaaatcgagcaccgtcctgtttggttcatggacacgaccCAAGGtggtgaccttgtcgaccagctagacctagccgaggttttctcatcagattatgcaatcttggataagctgaatactcaagtgagctggactgacactatcatggacgagctgagctggaataacactcacccggacgagctgagcaagttggttcgaccTTCTGAGCTGgatcgaccatcaaaccacccgagaagcaacacagatatatgttcattgttcgaagcatatcttctaaaccatgatgtttcttcacTTGAAACCAcatggagaatgtgctcaattcaattatggaactccacgaagaagaatcagatcaaacggagttcagatgagggagttatgccatATACAACTCAGTtgatgttcagttctcgcgaattcagacatgtgtggatcgtcccgcgtgtatccgtatccttcccagcatggtgtgtacgaccagcatgaacctggacatcTTTCTGAATCTTGACTAGTCAACATCTGAGACCGCGCATTGACCAGTCTTCCttgttttccacactttgactagatctagtcaaatttgtgttttctatgcattgttttctgcactttcttttatttctctttgactcaaAGTACTATAAAATGTAATCTTTGATCATGGCAATAACATCAACgaaatttcttcttttatttgagtttttactctttgttctttgtcaagaacacttttagtttctttggtgtggttagctccaaacaAACGCCTCTTTctagttggaccggtgcgtcatatccggcaactgatcgagtttgcttccttgtcggacctgtgagtcatatcaggcgacattCAAGCACCCAGacagtatcattgggtcattccgcaaccctttgtgtcgtcattcaatccatcagttctcttcggagttcatatcTTTCATACCGGTCGAGTGATCAGATTTAGggtgtatcaagtggtatcagagccactcttccggtaactctttatcattccatcttctcatctctccatattcttctaaacacttcttcttctacctttcttgaacccgggcccctcattacccaccatagttaaaaaaaaaatgatctaagtttatgctgtaaaaaaaaaagagaaaaaaagttataaaaaaaaaaagaaatttcaaagtttgatttgttttgtggtgtggtggtggaagagaaagcctgctggccgaagagaaatccggcctttgaggtggttaaggcgggttccctctaaatctcttatctttctatctttaAACACCTTCGTTTGTTTGGATCTACCCGTTGGGGATTCCTAGAGTTGTTCTTCTTAGAACTTTGAGTATAAGACTTTGAGTGCACACTTTAAACTGAGAGAAACACGTGTGTGGGTGAGGATCAAACACTCGAGTGTGTGAGATTTTTATCTAACGTTTTGTGTTTAAGAATTTTCAGGAACCATGACTAGTAAGGATGAAAGGAGCCGACCAGGAAATTCTTTTGTTGGTTTATCTAACTTGCAGATGAGGAAGATCAATGATTCTGTTGCTAACCTTATACATGCAGGTCTAGAACAGATCCATCAGAAGCTGGACGAAATTCAAGGTGTCCAACAGACTCGTCCTAAACCCGCAGCAAGGAGAGAACGCCCTAGGCGGACCAACCGATCCAATGACGATTTTGGAGAAAGAGAGTTCCCTGATGGCGACAGCAAGAGCCAAaagaagagcacatccacacATGCACCTGTAGCTGAGCCATCCATATTCATCAGTGAAAAGCCCAAAGGTAAATCTGAATGCAGCTTTGAAGATCtaaaagatttttcagattcattACCAATTTTTGATGAATATGATGATGAGCCAACTGAAAGTCTGATGAATTGTGAGGATACTTGTGATTTTCCTACTCCTGAATCTGAGTTGATGCTTGATAGTAAACTAACCTGTTTTGAGCCGGAGCTTCCGAGCAGTCTTATTCTTAGTTCACAGgattttgaggaagagccattcaaccaaccacatcatggacgacttcctggcactaggacacctttggatgatgatctaggtccCATATTTGATGAGGAAGACGATCttggtccagtctttgatgaggaagcacCAAGCATCAACATGGACAGTCATCTTtgctttgatcccggcacaACTCCTCCCATTTTATCCACTGACATTCAAGAGCACTGTGAGAaacttgatttgatttattcTCTGCCTGAATTGTTTGTTGGAATCAGTTCTCATAATGTCAAAAGTTTTGGTCTAGACAatgtgaaagaattttgtgtttcaaattccatttttgataacatgattcattcttttgagaaacttgaacctgataaactctttgatcaaaaatgttttctaaatgACAATGACATCTCTTCTggtcttgttttgagttttgatcagtttctGAAACATCACAAAGGTTTTGATCATCTTGAAAAATCATTTGAGCTTGTTTTGCAACAACCAGATTTTTGTTTCCGAAAACTTTGTGAtt of Raphanus sativus cultivar WK10039 unplaced genomic scaffold, ASM80110v3 Scaffold4792, whole genome shotgun sequence contains these proteins:
- the LOC130507561 gene encoding uncharacterized protein LOC130507561, whose product is MTSKDERSRPGNSFVGLSNLQMRKINDSVANLIHAGLEQIHQKLDEIQGVQQTRPKPAARRERPRRTNRSNDDFGEREFPDGDSKSQKKSTSTHAPVAEPSIFISEKPKGKSECSFEDLKDFSDSLPIFDEYDDEPTESLMNCEDTCDFPTPESELMLDSKLTCFEPELPSSLILSSQDFEEEPFNQPHHGRLPGTRTPLDDDLGPIFDEEDDLGPVFDEEAPSINMDSHLCFDPGTTPPILSTDIQEHCEKLDLIYSLPELFVGISSHNVKSFGLDNVKEFCVSNSIFDNMIHSFEKLEPDKLFDQKCFLNDNDISSGLVLSFDQFLKHHKGFDHLEKSFELVLQQPDFCFRKLCDSFVCFKDNWFDLSFSSHGLITGDLFAFPCALDEFMVKTLLEQKSLRTETDSCCDSDLKPAPSYFESDLDLKFLCSEYDQPRLVLNMFYGVSCLESILICNTFFEKHIEPWKS